One segment of Phaeacidiphilus oryzae TH49 DNA contains the following:
- a CDS encoding winged helix-turn-helix domain-containing protein — protein sequence MAHVVLGVVRGTGGVPQDPPQPPPPQQRLATQTPPHAQSQSQPQSPPHPSEEQDGAPARRGVVVDRDRRLAWADGEQLDLTYLQFELLDHLVSQPGRVFRREQLISAVWGYGGAGYASDRTVDVHIARLRRRLGPAGRHRIVTVRGAGYKYVP from the coding sequence GTGGCCCATGTCGTCCTGGGGGTGGTCCGGGGGACCGGAGGGGTACCGCAGGATCCGCCTCAACCACCGCCTCCGCAGCAGCGGTTGGCGACGCAGACACCGCCGCATGCGCAGTCCCAGTCGCAGCCGCAGTCACCGCCGCACCCGTCGGAGGAGCAGGACGGGGCCCCCGCCCGGCGCGGCGTCGTCGTCGACCGGGACCGCCGGCTTGCCTGGGCCGATGGTGAGCAACTCGACCTGACCTACCTGCAGTTCGAGCTTCTCGACCACCTGGTGTCTCAGCCCGGCCGGGTCTTCCGCCGGGAGCAGCTGATCTCCGCGGTGTGGGGGTACGGCGGCGCCGGCTACGCCTCGGACCGGACCGTGGACGTCCACATCGCCCGGCTCCGCCGCCGTCTCGGACCGGCCGGCCGGCACCGGATCGTCACCGTCCGCGGGGCCGGCTACAAGTACGTGCCCTGA
- a CDS encoding L-rhamnose mutarotase — MERHAQIVRLRPEHEAEYRRIHQQVWPAVLRTIHACNIRNYSIFLNDGVLFAYYEYVGEDHAADMAKMAEDPETQRWWKITDPMQSPLDGTPEGQWWAPAEEVFHTD, encoded by the coding sequence ATGGAGCGCCACGCCCAGATAGTCCGCCTGCGTCCGGAGCACGAGGCCGAGTACCGCCGGATCCACCAGCAGGTGTGGCCGGCCGTGCTGCGCACCATCCATGCCTGCAACATCCGGAACTACAGCATCTTCCTGAACGACGGAGTGCTCTTCGCGTACTACGAGTACGTCGGGGAGGACCACGCCGCGGACATGGCGAAGATGGCCGAGGACCCGGAGACGCAGCGCTGGTGGAAGATCACCGACCCGATGCAGTCCCCGCTCGACGGCACTCCCGAGGGCCAGTGGTGGGCGCCGGCGGAGGAGGTCTTCCATACCGACTGA
- a CDS encoding MHYT domain-containing protein: MGAMTELGYGWLTPLLSYLMAVVGSALALRCMVRARAAEPGSRGRWNWLAVAAVSLGIGIWTMHFIAMLGFGVTGSEIHYDVPLTVASLVIAVAFTGAGALLVGRGGGAVRLRRLLPAGLLTGVGVAAMHYLGMAAMRLHGAVSWDPVLVVLSVLIAVVAATAALWAGLRVRGRAAGIGAALVMGVAVSAMHYTGMAAMRVSLRAADHTPLGGAGTMAFVFPLAVGLGSFLFLTSAFVALSPETEADAESARERRGGPSLPVRP, from the coding sequence ATGGGCGCGATGACGGAGCTGGGTTACGGCTGGCTCACCCCCCTGCTGTCGTACCTGATGGCGGTGGTGGGCTCGGCGTTGGCGCTGCGCTGCATGGTGCGCGCGCGGGCGGCGGAGCCGGGCAGCCGCGGCCGGTGGAACTGGCTGGCGGTCGCCGCGGTCTCGCTGGGCATCGGCATCTGGACGATGCACTTCATCGCGATGCTGGGCTTCGGGGTGACGGGCAGTGAGATCCACTACGACGTTCCGCTGACCGTCGCCAGCCTGGTGATCGCGGTGGCCTTCACCGGGGCCGGAGCGCTGCTGGTCGGCCGCGGCGGCGGGGCGGTCCGGCTGCGCCGGCTGCTGCCGGCCGGGCTCCTCACCGGGGTGGGCGTCGCGGCCATGCACTACCTGGGCATGGCCGCGATGCGGCTGCACGGAGCGGTCTCCTGGGATCCGGTGCTGGTGGTCCTCTCCGTGCTGATCGCCGTCGTGGCGGCCACCGCGGCGCTGTGGGCCGGGCTGCGGGTGCGCGGGCGGGCCGCCGGGATCGGCGCCGCACTGGTCATGGGCGTGGCGGTGTCCGCCATGCACTACACCGGGATGGCCGCTATGCGGGTATCGCTGAGAGCCGCCGACCACACGCCCCTGGGAGGGGCCGGGACCATGGCCTTCGTCTTCCCCCTGGCCGTCGGTCTCGGCTCCTTCCTCTTTCTCACCTCGGCGTTCGTCGCCCTCTCCCCCGAGACGGAGGCGGACGCCGAGTCCGCGCGCGAGCGGCGGGGCGGGCCGAGCCTGCCCGTGCGGCCCTGA
- a CDS encoding sensor histidine kinase codes for MPDQREQRSRARAQGRDRPRGRGAHAGPPADESPELLLGLGGSAPGQDSAGGGGQTAAGAALAVLAARLRPRTVRARVVAVLALPVVSLLALWALAAVTTAQSIDQLIRAGRTDARLLGPLDSAIGALQAERLAAAAYAAAPSTGRARQLSAGAAGTDAAARALRTALTVAGPDASTAAADLPARMTALSGGLDRLADLRRELTGDQQPPQRPAPGAWRTATAAYGGVVDQALSVVSALSAGRPALVASAREEELLAREDTAVRSAQAAGRLTPDEYQLLDGAAYARAHPDPSAPSDPMATDLADPVAAADPADARTVAAAEAAIRQTGPGAGAGAGAGAGGDASVRLPSDPSLTGWPDAVGRLESALQARVSAQRAALTAAVATPYRTALASPAGVAVLLGLLAACVSLLLSVRVGRALVVELVALRNSALDLAFRRLPDALRRLRSGEEVDLDLETARARPAGVAGRGEVGEVGNALGLVQRAALQAAVERAEVMSGVSGVFVNLARRSQVLLHRQLRQLDAMERRTEDPAELSELFRLDHLTTRMRRHAESLIILSGASPGRGWRRPVPLLDVVRAAVGEVEEYARVDIRRLSDTRLTGGAVADVTHLLAELVENATAFSPPNTPVTISGDRVGAGYALEVEDRGLGMGADALAAANRRIAESRQGDFFDGDRLGLYVVSRLAQRNGLDVALRRSPYGGITAVVLIPAGLLAAGGPGEEAATGGPRRPERPAPVPRRVPAAPSAPTVEWGPPAASAGGEPDLPPSAGVRPGGPIASPRPLTALPGGGGLFPLDPLEPTPPVPTTPPGPATPPEPATPPASQAPPEPPVPPEHPAPPTPTLPPLPPLPPLAADPPGADEALPRRVRQASLAPQLREEPPAPGGAEPAESVEPDRARATMSALQRGWTRGRLDDAELLGESADDLGGAHDVTRKGRGSA; via the coding sequence ATGCCGGACCAGCGCGAACAGCGCAGCAGGGCGCGGGCGCAGGGCCGGGACCGGCCACGCGGACGCGGGGCGCACGCCGGCCCGCCCGCCGACGAGAGTCCCGAACTCCTTCTGGGGCTGGGCGGATCGGCGCCGGGCCAGGACTCCGCGGGCGGCGGCGGGCAGACCGCGGCGGGGGCCGCCCTCGCCGTGCTCGCCGCCCGGCTCCGGCCGCGTACCGTGCGGGCCCGGGTGGTGGCGGTGCTCGCACTGCCGGTGGTGTCGCTGCTGGCACTGTGGGCGCTGGCCGCGGTCACCACCGCGCAGTCCATCGACCAGCTGATCCGCGCCGGGCGCACCGACGCCCGCCTGCTCGGCCCACTGGACTCCGCGATCGGCGCCCTCCAGGCCGAGCGCCTGGCCGCCGCCGCCTACGCCGCGGCCCCCAGTACCGGGCGCGCCCGGCAGTTGAGCGCGGGCGCGGCCGGCACCGACGCGGCCGCCCGGGCGCTGCGCACGGCGCTGACCGTGGCCGGACCGGACGCCTCCACGGCGGCCGCCGATCTGCCGGCCCGGATGACCGCCCTCTCCGGTGGGCTCGACCGACTCGCCGATCTCCGGCGGGAGTTGACGGGAGATCAGCAGCCGCCGCAGCGGCCCGCCCCCGGCGCCTGGCGAACCGCCACCGCGGCTTACGGCGGGGTCGTCGACCAGGCGCTCTCGGTGGTGTCCGCGCTGTCCGCCGGGCGGCCCGCGCTGGTCGCCTCGGCCCGCGAGGAGGAACTGCTGGCCCGCGAGGACACCGCGGTCCGCTCGGCCCAGGCGGCGGGCCGGCTCACCCCGGACGAGTACCAACTCCTCGACGGGGCCGCGTACGCCCGCGCGCATCCGGACCCGTCCGCCCCGAGCGATCCGATGGCGACCGACCTGGCGGACCCGGTCGCCGCCGCCGATCCCGCGGACGCCCGTACGGTGGCCGCGGCCGAGGCGGCCATCCGGCAGACCGGGCCGGGCGCAGGAGCGGGCGCGGGGGCAGGGGCGGGCGGCGACGCGAGCGTCCGGCTACCCTCCGACCCCTCCCTGACCGGCTGGCCGGACGCCGTCGGCAGGCTCGAATCAGCCCTCCAGGCCCGGGTCTCGGCGCAGCGCGCGGCGCTGACCGCGGCCGTCGCCACCCCCTACCGCACCGCCCTGGCCTCACCGGCGGGCGTCGCGGTGCTCCTCGGACTGCTCGCGGCCTGCGTCTCGCTGCTGCTCTCGGTACGAGTCGGCCGGGCCCTGGTGGTCGAGCTGGTGGCACTCCGCAACTCGGCCCTCGACCTGGCCTTCCGCCGGCTGCCGGACGCGCTGCGCAGGCTGCGCTCCGGCGAGGAGGTGGACCTGGACCTGGAGACCGCCCGGGCCCGGCCGGCCGGGGTGGCGGGCCGCGGGGAGGTCGGCGAGGTCGGCAACGCCCTCGGCCTGGTCCAGCGGGCCGCGCTGCAGGCGGCGGTCGAGCGGGCCGAGGTGATGAGCGGGGTCTCCGGGGTCTTCGTCAACCTCGCCCGGCGCAGCCAGGTGCTGCTCCACCGCCAACTCCGCCAGCTGGACGCGATGGAGCGGCGCACCGAGGACCCGGCGGAGCTCTCCGAGCTCTTCCGCCTCGACCACCTCACCACCCGGATGCGGCGGCACGCGGAGAGCCTGATCATCCTCTCCGGCGCCTCCCCCGGACGCGGCTGGCGCCGGCCGGTGCCGCTGCTGGACGTGGTCCGGGCGGCCGTCGGCGAGGTGGAGGAGTACGCCAGGGTGGACATCCGCCGGCTCAGCGACACCCGGCTCACCGGCGGCGCGGTCGCCGACGTCACCCATCTGCTGGCCGAACTGGTCGAGAACGCCACCGCGTTCTCCCCGCCGAACACCCCGGTGACGATCAGCGGCGACCGGGTCGGCGCGGGCTACGCGCTGGAGGTCGAGGACCGCGGGCTCGGGATGGGCGCGGATGCGCTGGCCGCGGCCAACCGCCGGATCGCCGAGTCCCGGCAGGGCGACTTCTTCGACGGCGACCGGCTGGGCCTGTACGTGGTGAGCCGGCTGGCCCAGCGCAACGGTCTCGACGTCGCGCTGCGCCGCTCGCCGTACGGCGGGATCACGGCCGTGGTGCTGATCCCGGCGGGGCTGCTGGCGGCCGGCGGGCCGGGCGAGGAGGCCGCCACCGGCGGCCCGCGCCGCCCCGAGCGGCCGGCCCCCGTACCGCGCCGGGTGCCCGCGGCGCCGTCCGCGCCCACCGTGGAGTGGGGCCCGCCGGCGGCCTCGGCGGGCGGGGAGCCGGATCTGCCGCCGTCCGCGGGCGTCCGTCCGGGCGGGCCGATCGCCTCGCCCCGGCCGCTCACCGCGCTGCCCGGCGGCGGCGGGCTCTTCCCGCTCGATCCGCTGGAGCCGACGCCGCCGGTGCCCACGACGCCACCGGGGCCCGCGACGCCGCCGGAGCCCGCGACGCCGCCGGCCTCCCAGGCGCCGCCCGAACCCCCGGTTCCGCCGGAGCATCCGGCCCCGCCGACGCCCACGCTGCCTCCGCTGCCTCCGCTCCCTCCACTGGCCGCCGATCCGCCCGGTGCGGACGAGGCCCTGCCGCGCCGGGTCCGCCAGGCGAGTCTGGCGCCGCAGCTGCGCGAGGAGCCGCCGGCCCCCGGCGGGGCGGAGCCGGCCGAGTCGGTGGAGCCGGACCGGGCCCGAGCCACCATGTCCGCCCTGCAACGCGGTTGGACCCGCGGCCGGCTGGACGACGCCGAGCTCCTCGGCGAATCCGCCGACGACCTCGGCGGCGCACACGACGTCACGAGGAAGGGACGGGGGTCAGCATGA
- a CDS encoding roadblock/LC7 domain-containing protein: MIGTVRPSTEVDWLLDELVAGCRGVRSAVVLSDDGLAIGRSTHLGRADADHLAAVSSGFHSLAKGTGRHFGAGSVRQTMVELEDAFLFVVAAGDGTCLAVLADTQTDLGQVAYEMARLIRRVGEHLRAGPRQGAPGGPSAAADHSIGNDAHPGL; encoded by the coding sequence ATGATCGGCACCGTTCGACCGTCGACCGAAGTCGACTGGCTGCTGGACGAGTTGGTGGCGGGCTGCCGGGGCGTGCGCAGCGCCGTGGTCCTCTCCGACGACGGGCTGGCCATCGGCCGCTCCACGCATCTCGGCCGCGCTGACGCGGACCATCTGGCGGCGGTCTCGTCCGGCTTCCACAGCCTGGCCAAGGGCACCGGCCGGCACTTCGGCGCCGGCTCCGTGCGGCAGACCATGGTGGAGCTGGAGGACGCCTTCCTCTTTGTGGTCGCCGCCGGGGACGGCACCTGCCTCGCCGTCCTCGCCGACACCCAGACCGATCTGGGCCAGGTCGCCTACGAGATGGCCCGGCTGATCCGGCGGGTCGGCGAGCATCTGCGCGCCGGCCCCCGGCAGGGGGCGCCGGGCGGCCCGTCCGCCGCCGCCGACCACTCGATCGGGAACGATGCGCACCCCGGACTCTGA
- a CDS encoding DUF742 domain-containing protein: MRTPDSDDRPNQPSWYDEEAGPLVRLFALTRGRTRPDAREAFDLIALVVADSAYGGAGSPYGSEPGLAPEHRRILDRCREDPASVAEIAAHSDLPVGVVRVLLGDLLDLGLIRVSRPVPPAQLPDERLLREVINGLRAL, from the coding sequence ATGCGCACCCCGGACTCTGACGACCGCCCCAACCAGCCCTCCTGGTACGACGAGGAGGCCGGTCCGCTGGTCCGGCTGTTCGCGCTGACCAGGGGGCGCACCCGGCCGGACGCGCGGGAGGCCTTCGACCTGATCGCCCTGGTCGTCGCGGACAGCGCGTACGGCGGGGCGGGCTCGCCCTACGGCTCCGAGCCGGGTCTCGCGCCCGAGCACCGGCGGATCCTCGACCGGTGCCGGGAGGATCCGGCCTCGGTGGCCGAGATCGCCGCCCACAGCGATCTGCCGGTCGGCGTCGTCCGGGTGCTCCTGGGCGACCTGCTGGACCTCGGGCTGATCCGGGTCAGCCGGCCGGTGCCGCCCGCGCAGCTCCCGGACGAGCGGCTGCTCCGCGAAGTGATCAATGGACTCCGGGCTCTCTGA
- a CDS encoding GTP-binding protein: protein MALKILVAGGFGVGKTTMVGAVSEIRPLRTEETLTAAGAGVDDLGGVERKTTTTVAMDFGRITIREGLSLYLFGTPGQDRFWFLWDELANGALGAVVLADTRRLSDCFPAVDFFERRGIPFVVAVNCFHGERRHTPAAVSAALDLEPDTPVLLCDARQRASGKQVLIDLIEHASRRHAARVLARASGSGA, encoded by the coding sequence ATGGCCCTGAAGATCCTGGTCGCCGGGGGCTTCGGGGTGGGCAAGACCACGATGGTCGGCGCGGTCAGCGAGATCCGCCCGCTGCGCACCGAGGAGACCCTCACCGCGGCCGGGGCGGGCGTCGACGACCTGGGCGGGGTGGAGCGGAAGACCACCACCACGGTGGCCATGGACTTCGGCCGGATCACCATCCGGGAGGGGCTCTCCCTCTACCTCTTCGGCACCCCTGGACAGGATCGTTTCTGGTTCCTGTGGGACGAGTTGGCGAACGGCGCGCTGGGCGCGGTGGTGCTCGCCGACACCCGCCGGCTGTCCGACTGCTTCCCCGCGGTGGACTTCTTCGAGCGCCGCGGCATCCCCTTCGTGGTCGCGGTGAACTGCTTCCACGGGGAGCGCCGGCACACCCCGGCCGCGGTCTCGGCCGCGCTCGACCTGGAGCCTGACACGCCGGTGCTGCTCTGCGACGCGCGGCAGCGCGCCTCGGGGAAGCAGGTGCTGATCGACCTGATCGAGCACGCCTCCCGGCGGCATGCCGCCCGGGTGCTGGCCCGCGCCTCCGGCTCCGGAGCGTGA
- a CDS encoding acetylxylan esterase has protein sequence MPLTDLSLDQLREYRPEVPEPADFDAFWERTLKSAREYPIGAVWTPVPEAEHQLTEFEVFDVRFNGWAGQPVAAWLLLPRVRRGRLPVVVRYLGYSGGRGLPLEHVFFPAAGYAHLVVDSRGQGRDTPDPVEGGGTQWVNGFMTRGIEHPDNYYYRRLTTDCVRAVEAVREHPEIDPDRVVVTGASQGGGLTLAVAGLVPDLVAAAMADVPFLCHFRRAAEIAPQAPYTEFTDYLKIHHRGAEETVFGTLDYFDGVHHAARADGVPALFSVALMDPICPPSTVYAAYHRYGGPAEMQVWRFGDHGGGRADQIRVQMEWLRSQGLAPSR, from the coding sequence GTGCCACTCACCGATCTGTCGCTGGACCAACTCCGCGAGTACCGCCCGGAGGTCCCGGAGCCCGCGGACTTCGACGCCTTCTGGGAGCGGACGCTGAAGAGCGCCCGCGAGTACCCGATCGGGGCGGTCTGGACCCCGGTGCCGGAGGCGGAGCACCAGCTGACCGAGTTCGAGGTCTTCGACGTCCGGTTCAACGGCTGGGCCGGGCAGCCGGTCGCGGCCTGGCTGCTGCTGCCGCGGGTGCGCCGGGGCCGGCTGCCGGTGGTGGTGCGCTACCTCGGCTACTCGGGCGGGCGCGGGCTCCCGCTGGAGCACGTCTTCTTCCCCGCGGCCGGCTACGCCCACCTGGTGGTGGACTCCCGCGGGCAGGGGCGGGACACCCCGGACCCGGTCGAGGGCGGCGGCACCCAGTGGGTGAACGGCTTCATGACCCGGGGCATCGAGCACCCGGACAACTACTACTACCGCCGGCTGACGACCGACTGCGTGCGGGCGGTCGAGGCGGTCCGCGAGCACCCGGAGATCGACCCGGACCGGGTCGTGGTGACCGGCGCCAGCCAGGGCGGCGGCCTCACCCTCGCGGTGGCCGGGCTGGTTCCCGACCTGGTCGCGGCGGCGATGGCGGACGTGCCCTTCCTCTGCCACTTCCGGCGGGCCGCGGAGATCGCCCCGCAGGCGCCGTACACGGAGTTCACCGACTACCTGAAGATCCACCACCGGGGGGCCGAGGAGACCGTCTTCGGCACCCTGGACTACTTCGACGGCGTCCACCACGCCGCCCGGGCCGACGGCGTCCCGGCGCTGTTCAGCGTGGCGCTGATGGACCCGATCTGCCCCCCGTCCACGGTCTACGCGGCCTACCACCGCTACGGCGGCCCGGCCGAGATGCAGGTGTGGCGGTTCGGCGACCACGGCGGCGGCCGCGCCGACCAGATCCGGGTGCAGATGGAGTGGCTGCGGTCACAGGGGCTCGCCCCGTCCCGTTGA
- a CDS encoding response regulator encodes MIVDDETLVRSGLSLIVGAAPDIEVVATCPGGRAVEEARLHRPDVVLLDIRMPDVDGLTVLSRLRAMPRPPAVAMLTTFDMGAPPVPGGDGGEYIGSALRGGAAGFLLKDTDPDQLVHAVRVLAQGGSILSPGVTETVISGYLCSGPDRATAARLRTRTTRELDVLALLGEGLSNAEIARRLFLSTGTVKDHISAILAKLGSANRVQAAVIAHRAGLVGLDGDGSGDGSGSGGSGGGRPGAGQE; translated from the coding sequence ATGATCGTCGACGACGAGACGCTGGTCCGGTCCGGGCTGAGTCTGATCGTCGGCGCCGCACCGGACATCGAGGTGGTGGCCACCTGCCCGGGCGGCCGCGCCGTCGAGGAGGCGCGGCTGCACCGGCCGGACGTGGTGCTGCTGGACATCCGGATGCCGGACGTGGACGGCCTCACCGTGCTGTCCCGGCTGCGGGCGATGCCCCGTCCGCCCGCGGTGGCCATGCTGACCACCTTCGACATGGGGGCGCCTCCGGTCCCCGGCGGGGACGGGGGAGAGTACATCGGCTCGGCGCTGCGCGGCGGCGCCGCCGGCTTCCTCCTCAAGGACACCGACCCGGACCAGCTGGTGCACGCGGTACGGGTGCTGGCGCAGGGCGGCAGCATACTGTCCCCCGGCGTCACCGAGACGGTGATCAGCGGATACCTCTGCTCCGGCCCGGACCGTGCGACGGCGGCCAGACTGCGCACCAGGACCACCCGCGAGCTGGACGTCCTCGCGCTGCTCGGCGAGGGCCTCTCCAACGCGGAGATCGCCCGCCGGCTCTTCCTCTCCACCGGCACGGTCAAGGACCACATCAGCGCGATCCTGGCCAAGCTGGGCTCGGCGAACCGGGTGCAGGCCGCGGTGATCGCCCACCGGGCGGGGCTGGTCGGGCTGGACGGCGACGGCAGCGGCGACGGCAGCGGCAGCGGCGGCAGCGGCGGCGGCCGGCCAGGGGCGGGCCAGGAGTGA
- a CDS encoding sensor histidine kinase, with protein MTERRWYQAGWLNVLVPFLLAVADALLADDLHSVSEMATALPAAVVLLVRRRWPVPVLLLTLPGMMMSYIWLAPMIALYTVAARYRNRWLIGICGLLVALTQFIPWPMDIPFGLDRTTLLSGVYAALTAGAPVALGLLVDTRRELAVRVDELTRGQEREQRLLAATVLSTERARLAREMHDVVSHQVSLISIQAGALQVRADSPEQREAAQAIRRLAVTTLKELRHMVGVLRAAGGDAGELTPQPTLAELPRLLEGAGLDAELDRSALPDGRRFPVPVERAAYRTVQEALTNVRKHAPGAPVEVRLGLGLDGGGPDRLVVLVTNGPPADAAAGPQLPGGGHGLVGLRERAALLGGALTAGPRPDGGFRVRAEFPTGFKP; from the coding sequence GTGACCGAGCGCCGCTGGTACCAGGCGGGCTGGCTGAACGTCCTGGTGCCGTTCCTCCTCGCGGTCGCGGACGCGCTGCTCGCCGACGACCTCCACTCGGTCTCCGAGATGGCCACCGCGCTGCCGGCCGCGGTCGTGCTGCTGGTCCGCCGCCGCTGGCCGGTGCCGGTCCTGCTGCTGACCCTGCCGGGCATGATGATGAGCTACATCTGGCTGGCCCCGATGATCGCCCTCTACACGGTGGCCGCCCGCTACCGGAACCGCTGGCTGATCGGGATCTGCGGGCTGCTGGTGGCCTTGACCCAGTTCATCCCGTGGCCGATGGACATCCCCTTCGGCCTGGACCGCACCACCCTCCTCTCCGGCGTGTACGCGGCGCTCACCGCGGGCGCGCCGGTGGCGCTCGGCCTCCTCGTCGACACCCGGCGCGAACTCGCGGTCCGGGTGGACGAGTTGACCCGCGGGCAGGAGCGCGAGCAGCGGCTGCTCGCGGCCACCGTGCTGTCCACCGAGCGGGCCCGGCTGGCCCGGGAGATGCACGACGTGGTCTCCCACCAGGTCAGCCTGATCAGCATCCAGGCGGGCGCGCTCCAGGTGCGGGCGGACAGCCCGGAGCAGCGGGAGGCCGCGCAGGCCATCCGCCGGCTGGCCGTCACCACCCTCAAGGAGCTCCGGCACATGGTCGGCGTGCTGCGGGCGGCCGGCGGCGACGCGGGGGAGCTCACCCCGCAGCCGACCCTGGCCGAGCTGCCCCGGCTGCTGGAGGGGGCCGGTCTGGACGCGGAGCTGGACCGGTCGGCACTGCCGGACGGCCGCCGCTTCCCGGTGCCCGTGGAGCGCGCGGCGTACCGGACGGTGCAGGAGGCGCTGACCAATGTCCGCAAGCACGCGCCGGGGGCCCCGGTCGAGGTCCGGCTCGGCCTCGGTCTGGACGGCGGCGGGCCGGACCGCCTTGTGGTCCTGGTCACCAACGGACCGCCGGCGGACGCGGCGGCCGGCCCCCAGCTGCCCGGCGGCGGCCACGGCCTGGTGGGGCTGCGGGAGCGGGCGGCGCTGCTGGGTGGAGCCCTGACGGCGGGCCCGCGGCCGGACGGCGGCTTCCGGGTGCGCGCGGAGTTCCCGACCGGTTTCAAGCCCTGA
- a CDS encoding sugar porter family MFS transporter, which translates to MSITKSSTGRSETAPGASAPRQERLGRVVFITAAAALGGFLFGYDSSVINGAVTGIQDHYHVGSGETGTVVATALLGSALGAIFAGRLADRLGRIRIMQIAAALFAVSAVGSAMPGNIVGLGIWRVFGGIAIGLASVIGPTYMAEIAPPRLRGALSSFQQLGIVVGITASQLINWGIAQGAGGASQNKLGSLDAWQWMLMACAIPAIIYFVLASMIPESPRWLISVGRHEKAAAVLRDVEGGSIDADARISEIEHGLKTDHKPRFGDLFKGKAGLLPVVWVGIGLAVFQQLVGINVIFYYSSILWQSVGIDQSSSLLISLSTSIINIIGTVVCMLLIDRVGRKPLALIGSAGMTVSLGLAAWAFSYKTGSGTNISIPQVDGTIALVAAHAFVFFFAVSWGVILWVMIGEMFPMKIRAAAMSVATAFNWIANWAVTKTFPQMSDWNLSATYVIYAAFAALSFFFIARFVRETKGRKLEDITA; encoded by the coding sequence GTGAGCATCACCAAGTCGTCCACGGGCCGATCCGAGACCGCGCCCGGGGCTTCCGCTCCTCGGCAGGAGCGACTCGGCCGCGTTGTCTTCATCACGGCAGCCGCCGCGCTCGGCGGCTTCCTCTTCGGCTACGACAGCTCCGTCATCAACGGCGCGGTCACCGGCATCCAGGACCACTACCACGTCGGCTCGGGGGAGACCGGCACGGTGGTCGCCACCGCGCTGCTGGGCTCCGCACTGGGCGCGATATTCGCCGGCCGGCTGGCCGACCGCCTGGGCCGGATCCGCATCATGCAGATCGCCGCCGCCCTCTTCGCCGTCAGCGCCGTGGGCTCGGCCATGCCGGGCAATATCGTCGGCCTCGGCATCTGGCGGGTCTTCGGCGGCATCGCCATCGGCCTGGCCTCCGTGATCGGCCCGACCTACATGGCCGAGATCGCCCCGCCGCGACTGCGCGGCGCGCTCTCCTCCTTCCAGCAGCTCGGCATCGTCGTCGGCATCACCGCCTCCCAGCTCATCAACTGGGGCATCGCGCAGGGCGCGGGCGGCGCCAGCCAGAACAAGCTGGGCTCCCTGGACGCCTGGCAGTGGATGCTGATGGCCTGCGCCATCCCGGCGATCATCTACTTCGTCCTCGCCTCGATGATCCCCGAGTCCCCGCGCTGGCTGATCTCCGTCGGCCGGCACGAGAAGGCCGCAGCGGTGCTGCGCGACGTCGAGGGCGGATCCATCGACGCCGACGCCCGGATCTCCGAGATCGAGCACGGTCTGAAGACCGATCACAAGCCGCGCTTCGGCGACCTGTTCAAGGGCAAGGCCGGGCTGCTCCCGGTGGTGTGGGTCGGTATCGGCCTCGCCGTCTTCCAGCAGCTGGTCGGCATCAACGTGATCTTCTACTACTCCTCGATCCTGTGGCAGTCGGTCGGTATCGACCAGTCCAGCTCGCTGCTGATCTCGCTGTCGACCTCGATCATCAACATCATCGGCACCGTGGTCTGCATGCTGCTGATCGACAGGGTCGGCCGCAAGCCGCTGGCGCTGATCGGCTCGGCCGGCATGACGGTCTCGCTGGGACTGGCCGCCTGGGCCTTCTCCTACAAGACCGGTTCCGGGACGAACATCTCGATCCCGCAGGTGGACGGCACCATCGCGCTGGTCGCGGCGCACGCCTTCGTCTTCTTCTTCGCGGTCTCCTGGGGCGTCATCCTGTGGGTGATGATCGGCGAGATGTTCCCGATGAAGATCCGCGCGGCGGCGATGTCGGTCGCCACGGCCTTCAACTGGATCGCCAACTGGGCCGTCACCAAGACGTTCCCGCAGATGTCGGACTGGAACCTGTCCGCCACCTACGTCATCTACGCCGCCTTCGCGGCCCTCTCCTTCTTCTTCATCGCCAGGTTCGTCCGCGAGACGAAGGGCAGGAAGCTGGAGGACATCACCGCCTGA